In Festucalex cinctus isolate MCC-2025b chromosome 5, RoL_Fcin_1.0, whole genome shotgun sequence, a single genomic region encodes these proteins:
- the LOC144018545 gene encoding uncharacterized protein LOC144018545 isoform X1, with product MRVCPPQMIPGLCFVVLSSLTVSSSQLGLEEVFFGPRDQTVKEGEEASFRCVSGESSSPAAILWIKDGNVVTTGRQSQGEYGGGREKKMSGTLRLLNVSVADGGTYVCQTVNPSLNISRKSRPAKLTVLAAPSVTLRPPALTVALGGRASLHCEASGEPPPTISWLKRGRSKQTGAKMTSGARNATLRIESARSYDEGTYVCTAANELGRSQGTVTLAVAGSSSSSVPPQLRSTNVPPGEPLVTQVQPPMLPPPPYPNFQLELPEHPEPQTDARPTARASPRPPLTRATESSPVQIENALQRPPSVRTRPPTPEPAEVQGPDASGGRDGSRRDQSSKAEDDEQRNTSQSPTASNDPRSRVTPQSPSWLPALEQHDVPIVVGVGVSLAFIFITVAFYSVVQKNEPALTGRAAQRKLGVPMRHAERHAAGRPYENRAFEDDECLAVTEHNANASDTRARPPCPSLVTVQMEPTCEDPRSVTVETYPELVVDTKIDHSEEEIEDEENGHTPPSTPSLQLTEEEWPSMAADNRSLCQDTLPPPSSLPSPSPIPPDDAGLRSSLTLRGAEALAAPVHHSLSVSHGATPLMISHHVSVGHASVAVDVRFYPVGGAGVAAAGTSGATSTLENKENDKARLQQNK from the exons GTTTGGAGGAGGTGTTCTTTGGTCCACGGGATCAGACGGTCAAAGAAGGAGAGGAGGCCTCCTTCCGCTGCGTGTCCGGCGAAAGCTCGTCCCCCGCCGCCATCCTGTGGATCAAAGATGGCAACGTGGTCACCACAGGCAGGCAAAGCCAG GGAGAATACGGAGGCGGGCGTGAGAAGAAGATGTCGGGAACGCTTCGTCTGCTCAACGTGAGCGTGGCAGATGGCGGCACGTACGTGTGCCAGACCGTCAACCCTTCGCTCAACATCAGCAGGAAGAGCAGGCCGGCCAAGCTCACCGTGCTCG CCGCCCCTTCGGTGACCTTGCGGCCCCCCGCCTTAACGGTAGCCTTGGGGGGCCGAGCGTCTCTGCACTGCGAGGCGTCCGGAGAGCCCCCGCCGACCATCAGCTGGCTGAAGAGAGGGCGCTCCAAGCAGACGGGGGCCAAGATGACGTCGGG AGCGAGGAACGCCACGCTCCGCATCGAGTCGGCCCGCAGCTACGATGAAGGAACGTACGTGTGCACCGCCGCCAACGAGCTGGGTCGCAGTCAAGGCACGGTCACGCTCGCCGTCGCGG gctcctcgtcctcgtccgtGCCTCCACAACTCCGGTCCACGAACGTCCCTCCGGGCGAGCCTTTGGTGACTCAAGTGCAGCCTCCCATGCTGCCGCCACCCCCATACCCCAACTTCCAACTGGAGCTTCCTGAGCACCCCGAACCCCAAACGGACGCTCGTCCCACCGCGCGAGCATCCCCGCGGCCGCCTCTCACCCGAGCGACTGAATCTTCTCCAGTCCAGATCGAAAACGCTCTCCAAAGACCCCCTTCCGTACGGACCCGTCCGCCTACGCCGGAACCTGCCGAGGTCCAAGGGCCCGATGCTTCCGGTGGGCGAGATGGAAGCCGGCGGGATCAATCGTCCAAGGCTGAAGATGACGAGCAGAGGAATACGTCACAGTCGCCTACCGCCAGCAATGACCCTCG ATCCAGGGTGACGCCGCAGTCGCCTTCCTGGCTGCCCGCCCTGGAGCAACACGACGTGCCCATCGTAGTGGGCGTGGGCGTGTCTCTGGCCTTCATCTTCATCACTGTGGCCTTCTACTCCGTGGTACAGAAGAACGAGCCGGCGCTCACCGGACGTGCAG CCCAGAGGAAGCTGGGCGTCCCCATGCGTCACGCGGAGCGGCACGCCGCAGGACGACCGTATGAAAACCG GGCCTTCGAAGACGACGAGTGCTTGGCGGTGACGGAGCACAACGCCAACGCCTCAGATACCCGAGCGAGACCTCCGTGCCCGAGTTTGGTCACGGTACAGATGGAGCCCACGTGCGAGGACCCCCGCTCGGTCACCGTGGAGACCTACCCGGAGCTTGTCGTGGATACCAAG ATTGACCACAGTGAGGAGGAGATTGAGGATGAGGAGAACGGTCACACTCCTCCCAGTACTCCCAGTTTGCAGTTGACAGAAGAGGAGTGGCCCAGCATGGCGGCAGACAACCGGAGCCTGTGCCAGGACACCTTGCCTCCGCCGTCCTCCTTACCCTCGCCCTCGCCTATCCCGCCCGACGACGCCGGCCTGCGGTCCTCACTCACCCTGCGGGGGGCCGAGGCTCTGGCGGCACCCGTCCACCACAGCCTCAGCGTGTCGCACGGGGCCACCCCGCTGATGATCTCACACCACGTCTCGGTGGGACACGCCAGCGTGGCGGTGGACGTTCGTTTTTACCCAGTGGGGGGCGCCGGCGTGGCGGCAGCGGGCACAAGCGGTGCCACGTCTACGTTGGAGAACAAGGAGAATGACAAGGCCAGACTCCAGCAGAATAAAtga
- the LOC144018545 gene encoding uncharacterized protein LOC144018545 isoform X2 yields the protein MRVCPPQMIPGLCFVVLSSLTVSSSQLGLEEVFFGPRDQTVKEGEEASFRCVSGESSSPAAILWIKDGNVVTTGRQSQGEYGGGREKKMSGTLRLLNVSVADGGTYVCQTVNPSLNISRKSRPAKLTVLGSSSSSVPPQLRSTNVPPGEPLVTQVQPPMLPPPPYPNFQLELPEHPEPQTDARPTARASPRPPLTRATESSPVQIENALQRPPSVRTRPPTPEPAEVQGPDASGGRDGSRRDQSSKAEDDEQRNTSQSPTASNDPRSRVTPQSPSWLPALEQHDVPIVVGVGVSLAFIFITVAFYSVVQKNEPALTGRAAQRKLGVPMRHAERHAAGRPYENRAFEDDECLAVTEHNANASDTRARPPCPSLVTVQMEPTCEDPRSVTVETYPELVVDTKIDHSEEEIEDEENGHTPPSTPSLQLTEEEWPSMAADNRSLCQDTLPPPSSLPSPSPIPPDDAGLRSSLTLRGAEALAAPVHHSLSVSHGATPLMISHHVSVGHASVAVDVRFYPVGGAGVAAAGTSGATSTLENKENDKARLQQNK from the exons GTTTGGAGGAGGTGTTCTTTGGTCCACGGGATCAGACGGTCAAAGAAGGAGAGGAGGCCTCCTTCCGCTGCGTGTCCGGCGAAAGCTCGTCCCCCGCCGCCATCCTGTGGATCAAAGATGGCAACGTGGTCACCACAGGCAGGCAAAGCCAG GGAGAATACGGAGGCGGGCGTGAGAAGAAGATGTCGGGAACGCTTCGTCTGCTCAACGTGAGCGTGGCAGATGGCGGCACGTACGTGTGCCAGACCGTCAACCCTTCGCTCAACATCAGCAGGAAGAGCAGGCCGGCCAAGCTCACCGTGCTCG gctcctcgtcctcgtccgtGCCTCCACAACTCCGGTCCACGAACGTCCCTCCGGGCGAGCCTTTGGTGACTCAAGTGCAGCCTCCCATGCTGCCGCCACCCCCATACCCCAACTTCCAACTGGAGCTTCCTGAGCACCCCGAACCCCAAACGGACGCTCGTCCCACCGCGCGAGCATCCCCGCGGCCGCCTCTCACCCGAGCGACTGAATCTTCTCCAGTCCAGATCGAAAACGCTCTCCAAAGACCCCCTTCCGTACGGACCCGTCCGCCTACGCCGGAACCTGCCGAGGTCCAAGGGCCCGATGCTTCCGGTGGGCGAGATGGAAGCCGGCGGGATCAATCGTCCAAGGCTGAAGATGACGAGCAGAGGAATACGTCACAGTCGCCTACCGCCAGCAATGACCCTCG ATCCAGGGTGACGCCGCAGTCGCCTTCCTGGCTGCCCGCCCTGGAGCAACACGACGTGCCCATCGTAGTGGGCGTGGGCGTGTCTCTGGCCTTCATCTTCATCACTGTGGCCTTCTACTCCGTGGTACAGAAGAACGAGCCGGCGCTCACCGGACGTGCAG CCCAGAGGAAGCTGGGCGTCCCCATGCGTCACGCGGAGCGGCACGCCGCAGGACGACCGTATGAAAACCG GGCCTTCGAAGACGACGAGTGCTTGGCGGTGACGGAGCACAACGCCAACGCCTCAGATACCCGAGCGAGACCTCCGTGCCCGAGTTTGGTCACGGTACAGATGGAGCCCACGTGCGAGGACCCCCGCTCGGTCACCGTGGAGACCTACCCGGAGCTTGTCGTGGATACCAAG ATTGACCACAGTGAGGAGGAGATTGAGGATGAGGAGAACGGTCACACTCCTCCCAGTACTCCCAGTTTGCAGTTGACAGAAGAGGAGTGGCCCAGCATGGCGGCAGACAACCGGAGCCTGTGCCAGGACACCTTGCCTCCGCCGTCCTCCTTACCCTCGCCCTCGCCTATCCCGCCCGACGACGCCGGCCTGCGGTCCTCACTCACCCTGCGGGGGGCCGAGGCTCTGGCGGCACCCGTCCACCACAGCCTCAGCGTGTCGCACGGGGCCACCCCGCTGATGATCTCACACCACGTCTCGGTGGGACACGCCAGCGTGGCGGTGGACGTTCGTTTTTACCCAGTGGGGGGCGCCGGCGTGGCGGCAGCGGGCACAAGCGGTGCCACGTCTACGTTGGAGAACAAGGAGAATGACAAGGCCAGACTCCAGCAGAATAAAtga